From the genome of Arthrobacter russicus:
CGGCAAGGCAGTTCAGGTGCTCCGGGCCGCCGGTGCCTCGAATATCGGAATTGCCAATAACCATGCTCCCGTATGGTCGGCCAGCGAGGATCCGGCCGACCGGATGGCGGCAGCCGGTTACGACGCCCTGACCAACTGGCTTTTCGCCGATCCGATTCTGCTGGGACGTTACCCGAACGACGAGTTCGCCGCTGCCATGCCGGGGCCGGTCGCCGAGGATTTGGCGATCATCGCCAGCCCGATCGATTGGTACGGGATCAACCACTACCAGCCGGCCAATATCGGGGCGCCGGGTGGTGCTGCAGATCCCGATGCCTCCGACGGGGCAACCCTGCCGGCCGGATTGCCGTTTCAACTGCGTGCGATCGAGGGCTATCCCAAAACCGATTTCGGTTGGTCCGTGGTTCCGGAAGGACTGGGCGAAATCCTCCGGATTTTCCGGAAGCGGTACCGGACCGCGCTGCCTCCGGTCTACATCACGGAAAACGGTTGCGCCATCAATGACGGGCGGAACGCCGCAGGTCTGGTCGACGATCAGCGCCGGGTGGCGTACCTTGCCGGATACACGGCCGCGCTCGCGCAGGCGATCGACGACGGTGCCGACGTCCGGGGCTACTTCCACTGGTCCCTGCTGGACAATTTCGAATGGGCAGTCGGTTACTCGCAGCGCTTCGGCCTGGTGCACGTGGATTTCGATACCTTGTCGCGGACGCCGAAAGCCTCCTTCGATTGGTACCGACGGCTGATCGCGGCGTCGCACGGATTGCCGGAGGGCCGCTGATGCTGGCGCGTCCGTTGCGGGTTGCCGTGGTGGGGTCTGGTCCGGCTGGGGTGTATGCGGCGGATATTTTGACGAAGTCTGATTTGGTCAAAAGTGGTGAGCTGTCGGTCAGTATTGATTTGTTTGATCGGTATCCGGCGCCGTTTGGGTTGATTCGGTATGGGGTGGCGCCGGATCATCCGCGGATCAAGGGGATTATTCAGGCGTTGCATAAGGTGCTGGATCGCGGCGATATCCGCTTCTTCGGCAACGTCGACTATGGCACTGACATCTCGCTGGCAGATTTGCGGAAGCATTATGATGCGGTGATTTTTGCTACTGGTGCGATTGATGATGCTGCTTTGAACATTCCGGGTATTGATCTGGATGGTTCTTTTGGTGGCGCTGATTTTGTTTCGTGGTATGACGGGCATCCTGATGTGGCGCGGGAGTGGCCATTGGAAGCGACTGAGATTGCCGTGCTGGGTAACGGCAACGTGGCGCTTGATGTTGCCCGGGTCTTGTCGAAGCATGCTGATGATTTGTTGGTGACGGAGATTCCGGAGAATGTTTATGCGGGTTTGAAGGCCTCTCCGGTGACTGATGTGCATGTGTTTGGTCGTCGGGGTCCGGCGCAGATTAAGTTCACGCCGTTGGAGTTGCGGGAGTTGTCGCATTCGAAGGATGTGGACATTATTTTGTATCCGGAGGATTTCGAGTTTGATGAAGCTTCGGATGAGGCGATCAAGACGAATAACCAGGTGAAGACGATGGTGAACACGTTGACGAACTGGTTGGTAGAACAGCCGGAGGAGTCGACTGCTTCGCGTCGTCTGCATCTGCACTTCCTGCATAACCCGGTGGAGATTCTGGGTGTTGCTGGCAAGGTGGCGGGGATCAAGTTTGAGCGTACTGAGTTGGATGGGACGGGTAATGCTCGGGGTACGGGGGAGTTCGTGGAGTATCCGGTGCAGGCGGTGTACCGCTCGATCGGCTACTTCGGCTCCGCGCTGCCGGGGCTTCCCTACGATCCGGTCAGAGGCGTGATTCCGAACGACGGCGGCAGGGTGATCGATGAATCAGGAACGCCGATGCCGGGGGTCTATGCGACGGGGTGGATCAAGCGCGGTCCGGTCGGTTTGATCGGGCATACCAAAGGCGACGCCCTGGAAACCATTGGATTTCTGCTCGAAGATCTCGACTCGCTACCCGCGGCCGAGGCACCTGCGGAAGACGCCGTCGTCGAACTATTGGATGCGCGTGGCGTCGAATTCACCAGCTGGGAAGGCTGGCACGCGCTCGACGCCCACGAAAGGTCGCTCGGTGAAAACTTTGACGCCGCGGCCCTGGGACTGGAAATCAGCCGCGAGCGGGTCAAAGTCGTCGCCCGCGACGAAATGATCCGGATCAGCCGGCAGGGCCCGAGCGCCGAAGAGCAGTCGGATAGTTAGAGGCTGCACTCCATGCAGCCGGTTGCGTGCACCTCTCGGGGCGCGGCGCTCAATTGCGGCCACTGGCAGGCGACGCCTACTACGCGCTCCATTTCGGCGGGCAGCGCGCAAGGCGAAAGCTCGCCGAGCGTGAGTGCCTCACCGATCTCCTGGAGGCTGCCGTAGATGAAACGGGCGGCCTCCTCAGCCCGGTGCGAACTGTCGAGGCTCGGCTCGGCTGACCAATGCAGCAACAGCTGGGTTTCGAAGAGCTGCAGCAAAGCCCGCCGGCCCTGGCGGTATTTGAGGTTCAGCATCGGATCGGTCACAGCTGCGACGAACAACGCCCGCAAAGCCAGATTGTCGTAGGCCTGGGCTTCGCTGGGCACGGTCACCCCGGCCAGAATCGCCATGATCCGTTGCCGCGGCGAGGCGTCCGCAGACGAACGGAGGGCTTCTTCGATGCTGCCGAACGTGCGATCGTGGATGACTTGGGCAGCATTCCGAATGAGTTCTTGGCGAGTGCTGAAGTAGTACTGGAGCATGCCTTTGGAGACACCGGCCGCATCCGCGACCCGTGCCAGCGTGACGGCTTCGATGCCGTTTTCCGCCGCCATCCGGATCGCGCTGTCCGCAATCTGGTGCCGGCGTTGCTGGTGGTCTACTAAGCGAGGCATGGCGTCCTGAAGGTTTTGTTGCTTCGAGGTCTTTCCGCGACGCGGTTACAGTCTACCAAAATGCCGCTTCGCCCCGGCTTCTTGTGTACTTTCTGAGAACCGTTCAGCTTAGTCTGATACAATCCGATCGGACTGAAAAAAGCTGACGTCGCCGTCAGTTGTATTGGGGTACCTCGCGGGGGCGGGGTTGTATTTCATTCATATTGGAGGATTTCTTGTTCATCAAGTCCGCGCTTTCGCGCGCTCTTTTCACGGTAACGACCTTGGCCGTTGCTGTCTCGGCGACAGTTGCGCCCGCAGCCGTCGTCCATGCAGCACCGGCCCCGACCAGCACCTCGGCAGCCGCATTGCCTGCAGCGTTGCCAGCCGCTCCGCCGGTAGTGACTCCGGGCCAGCCGCTCAGTTGCGTGAACACGATTTACGCGAACAACACCGGGACCGGCAACCAAGCGGGCACCGGAACGCTGATCGCGATCAACACTGCAACGGGTGAATACACCGAGGTGCCGGTTGCCGGTGGCCGAGTCGGCAATAACTCGCTTGGCATGTCCGCTGACGGCAAGTTCACCTACAGCTACCGCAGCGTGGGGCCCAACTACCCGGTAGTGGTGCACGATGTAGAGGCCGGAACCTTGCGGGAAGTTGCCACGACCATAGGTGCTGCCACGATTCGTGGCGCGGTCAACCCGGTCAACGGGCTCTTCTACCTCTCGACCAGCGGCTCCAACGCCGCGGTGTACGTCTTCGATACCAAAAACAACACGTTCCTCGGCAAAGTGGGCGACCTCGCGCCGGATGTCGTTTCAAAGGCGAACAACGGTGATTTCGCCTTCGACAGCAACGGAACTTTGTACATCACCTCGGGTGAACGGCTTTACCGGGCGACGGATCGAGTGCCAACGACAACGGGCAACGCCACGATCAACATGACCACGATCGCGGTGCTTCCTGATGGTACGAACAGCCCGGCCATCGCCTTCGCCAACGACGGCTACCTCTATGTGAGCTCTGGCAGCACTGTCACCCGAATCGACCCGAGCAGCGGACAGAGCGCCGGAAGCTACACCCTGGCCAATGGTTTTGTGCCTTCCGATTTCGCCAGCTGTGCATCGCCGAACACGCTCAGCGTGCAGAAGAACGTCGCAGGCCGGATTCTGCCGAGCGACCAGTTCAACTTGCAAATCACGGGTTCCGGTATCAATACCGGCAATACCGCGACCACTTCGGGCAGCGCCAACGGCATCCAGCCGCAGGTCGCCGGTCCGGTCCTGACTTTGCAGGACCGCAGCTACACGATTACCGAAACGGCTGCCGGGACCACCAACCTCGCCAACTATGTGAGTCGTTGGCAATGTGTTGACACCAATAGTGCGAATCGGGTCGTGGCCAGCGGAAACGGCAACACCGGAACCTTCACCTACCCGGTGCCGACCAATTCGGACGGCGCGAACGTGGTTTGCACGTTCACCAATACCGCGAAACCCCAATCCTTCACGGTGCAGAAGTCGGTCGACAAAACCGAAGCCAAGCCCGGCGACGTCGTGAACTACACCTTGACCTTGCGCAACACCGGTGAAGTCGACTACACCACGGGCAACCCGGCCCGGATCTCCGATGATCTGAGCCGCGTGATCGACGACGCCAGCTACAACAATGACGCCAAGGCCTCCGCCGGACCGGCCCCGAGCTACTCCGCGCCGACGCTGAGTTGGGCGGGGCCGTTGGCCGTCGGTGCTTCGATGACGATCACCTACAGCGCCACGGTGAAAGCCGATGGCCAGCGGGGCGATAGCTTGCTCAAGAACGTCGTCACCGGTGGTTCGAATTGTGCGGCCGGCTCGGGCGATCCGAGCTGTACCACGACCACGGGCGTTCCTTTGGTCCAGGATTCGAAGTCGGTTGATCCGGCTTCCGGGACCGCCGTGAAGGCCGGTCAGGAACTGACCTACACCTTGACCTTCGAGAACAAAGGCGGAGCTCCGGGCACGGTTGACCGGGTCGATGACTTGGCCAATGTTTTGGATGACGCGACGATCACGTCGGCTCCGGTGTCCTCGGACTCCGCGCTGACGGTTTCCAATGGCAGTGACGGCAAGATCTCGGTCAAGGGAACCTTGGCGGCCGGTCAGAAGGTCACGGTGACTTACAAGGTGACGGTGAAGCCGGATGGCCAGCGGGGCAATAATGTGTTGGGCAACTTCTTGGTTGATCCGGGCGTCACCCCGCCGACTACGTGTGAGCCGGGCAATCCGGACTGTACGGTGAACCCGGTACCGCAATTGGAGGATTCCAAGTCCGTCGATCCCGCCTCGGGCACCACGGTGCGCGCCGGTCAGGAACTGACGTACACGTTGACCTTCGAGAACAAGGGCGCTGCGGCTGGCACGGTTGACCGCGTTGACGATTTGGCCAATGTTTTGGATGACGCGACGATCAGCTCTGCTCCGGTGTCCTCGGATTCTGCGTTGACCGTGACCGACGGGTCCGACGGCAAGATTGCCATCAAGGGAACCCTGCAGCCCGGTCAGAAGGTCACCGTCACGTACAAGGTGACGGTGAAGCCGGATGGCCAGCGGGGTAACAACGTGTTGGGCAACTTCTTGGTTGATCCGGGCGTCACCCCGCCGACGACGTGCGAGCCGAACAATCCAGACTGCACGGTCAACCCGGTACCGCAGGTAGAGGATTCCAAGAGTGTGGATCCGGCGTCGAACACGACCGTGGTCTCCGGCCAAGAGCTGACCTATACGTTGACTTTCGAGAACAAGGGCGCGGCTGCCGGAAACGTTGATCGGGTCGATGACTTGGCCAATGTTTTGGACGATGCCACGATCACGTCGGCTCCGGTGTCTTCGGATTCTGCGTTGACTGTGACGGACGGGTCTGATGGCAAGATCGCGATCAAGGGAACTTTGGCTGCCGGTCAGAAGGTCACGGTGACTTACAAGGTGACGGTGAAGCCGGATGGCCAGCGGGGCAATAATGTGTTGGGCAACTTCCTGGTGAATCCGGGTGAGGAGCCGCCGACGACGTGTGAGCCGGGCAACCCGGATTGCACGGTGAACCCGGTACCGCAATTGGAGGATTCCAAGTCTGTCGATCCGGCGTCGAACACGACCGTGGTCTCCGGCCAGGAATTGACCTACACGTTGACCTTCGAGAACAAGGGCGCTGCGGCTGGCAATGTTGACCGGGTCGATGACTTGAGCAATGTTTTGGATGACGCGACGATCACGTCGGCTCCGGTGTCTTCGGATTCCGCGTTGACCGTGACCGACGGGTCTGATGGCAAGATCGCGATCAAGGGAACCTTGCAGCCGGGCCAGAAGGTCACGGTGACTTACAAGGTGACGGTGAAGCCGGATGGCCAGCGGGGCAATAACGTGTTGGGCAACTTCCTGGTTGATCCGGGCGTCACTCCGCCGACCACCTGTGAGCCGGGCAATCCGGACTGCACGGTGAACCCGGTACCGCAGCTGGAGGATTCCAAGTCTGTCGACCCGGCCTCCGGAACCACGGTGCGCGCAGGCCAGGAGCTGACCTACACCTTGACCTTCGAGAACAAGGGCGCTGCGGCCGGAAACGTTGATCGGGTCGATGACTTGAGCAAGGTTCTCGATGACGCGACGTTGACCACGGCGCCTGCTTCCTCTGATTCCGCACTCGAAGTTTCCGATGGCTCCGATGGAAAGATCACCATTAAAGGCACCCTGCAGCCGGGCCAGACGGTCACGGTGACTTACAAGGTGACGGTCAAGCCGGATGGCCAGCGTGGGGACAATGTGTTGGGCAACTTCCTGGTTGATCCGGGCGTCACCCCGCCGACCACCTGTGAGCCGGGCAATCCGGATTGCACGGTGAACCCGGTACCGCAATTGGAGGACTCCAAGTCGGTGGATCCGGCGTCGAACACGACGGTGGTCGCCGGCCAGGAACTGACGTACACGTTGACCTTCAAGAACACCGGTGCTGCCGCCGGAAACGTTGATCGTGTTGATGACTTGGCCAACGTTTTGGACGATGCCACGATCACCTCGGCTCCGGTGTCTTCGGATTCCGCGCTGACCGTGACGGACGGCGCGGATGCCAAGATCGCGATCAAAGGAACCTTGCAGCCGGGCCAGACGGTCACCGTTACCTACAAGGTGACGGTGAAGCCGGATGGCCAGCGGGGCAATAACGTGTTGGGCAACTTCTTGGTTGATCCGGGCGTCACCCCGCCGACTACGTGTGAGCCGGGTAATCCGGACTGCACGGTGAACCCGGTACCGCAATTGGAGGATTCCAAGTCGGTGGATCCGGCGTCGAACACGACGGTGGTCGCCGGCCAGGAGCTGACGTACACGTTGACCTTCAAGAACACCGGCGCGGCTGCCGGGGATGTTGACCGGGTCGATGACCTGAGCAACGTGCTCGATGACGCGACGTTGACCACGGCGCCTTCCGCATCTGATTCGGCATTGACGGTTTCCGATGGCAGTGATGGCAAGATCACGGTCAAGGGAACCTTGCAGCCGGGCCAGACCGTGACCGTTACCTACAAGGTGACGGTGAAGCCGGACGGCCAGCGGGGTAACAACGTGCTGGGCAACTTCTTGGTCAACCCAGGCGAGGAGCCGCCGACCACCTGTGAACCGGGCAACCCGGATTGTACCGTGAACCCGGTGCCGCAATTGGAGGACTCCAAGTCGGTTGACCCGGCGTCGAACACGACCGTGGTCGCCGGCCAGGAACTGACGTACACGTTGACCTTCAAGAACACCGGTGCTGCCGCCGGAAACGTTGATCGTGTTGATGACTTGGCCAACGTTTTGGACGATGCCACGATCACCTCGGCTCCGGTGTCTTCGGATTCCGCGCTGACCGTGACGGACGGCGCGGATGCCAAGATCGCGATCAAAGGAACCTTGCAGCCGGGCCAGACGGTCACGGTGACCTACAAGGTGACGGTGAAGCCGGATGGCCAGCGGGGCAATAACGTGTTGGGCAACTTCTTGGTTGATCCGGGCGTCACCCCGCCGACCACGTGCGAGCCGGGCAATCCGGACTGCACGGTGAACCCGGTACCGCAATTGGAAGATTCCAAGTCGGTGGATCCGGCGTCGAACACGACGGTGGTCGCCGGCCAGGAGCTGACGTACACGTTGACCTTCAAGAACACCGGCGCGGCTGCCGGGGATGTTGACCGGGTCGATGACCTGAGCAACGTGCTCGATGACGCGACGTTGACCACGGCGCCTTCCGCATCTGATTCGGCATTGACGGTTTCCGATGGCAGTGATGGCAAGATCACGGTCAAGGGAACCTTGCAGCCGGGCCAGACCGTGACCGTGAGCTACAAGGTGACGGTGAAGCCGGATGGCCAGCGCGGCAATAATGTGTTGGGCAACTTCCTGGTGAATCCGGGTGAGGAGCCGCCGACCACGTGTGAGCCGGGAAACCCGGACTGTACGGTGAACCCGGTACCGCAACTGGAGGATTCCAAGAGCGTCGACCCGGCCTCCGGCACCACGGTGCGCGCAGGCCAGGAGCTGAGCTACACCTTGACCTTCGAGAACAAGGGCGCGGCGGCCGGCAATGTTGACCGGGTCGATGACCTGAGCAACGTGCTCGACGATGCCACGATCACCTCGGCTCCGGTGTCTTCGGACTCCGCGCTGACCGTGACCAACGGCTCCGACGGCAAGATCTCGGTCAAGGGAACCCTGCAGCCGGGTCAGAAGGTCACGGTGACTTACAAGGTGACGGTGAAGCCGGATGGCCAGCGCGGCGACAACGTGCTGGGTAACTTCTTGGTCAACCCAGGCGAGGAGCCGCCGACTACCTGCGAGCCGGGAAACCCGGACTGCACGGTGAACCCGGTACCGCAGTTGGAAGACTCCAAGTCCGTCGACCCGGCCTCCGGAGCCGCAGTATCGGCCGGCCAGGAGCTGACGTACACGTTGACCTTCAAGAACACCGGTGCGGCTGCCGGGGATGTTGACCGGGTCGATGACCTGAGCAACGTGCTCGACGACGCGACGATCAGCTCGGCACCGGTGTCCTCGGACTCCGCGCTGACGGTATCGGACGGCAGCGATGGAAAGATCACGGTCAAGGGTTCCTTGGCTGCCGGCCAAACCGTCACGGTGAGCTACACCGTGACCGTGAAGCCGAACGGCCAGCGCGGTGACAACGTGTTGGGCAACTTCCTGGTCGATCCGGGCGTCACTCCGCCGACCACCTGCGAGCCGGGAAACCCGGACTGCACGGTGAACCCGGCCTCGGACCTTTCGGACAAGAAATCGGTCAATCCGGCGTCCGGGACCGCGGTGACCCAGGGGCAGGAACTCAGCTACACGCTGACCTTCGAGAACAAGGGTGCTGCCGCCGGAAACGTCGACCGGGTCGATGACCTGAGCAATGTGCTCGACGATGCCACGATCACGTCGGCTCCGGTGTCCTCGGACCCGGCGTTGACCGCTACCGATGGCAGCAACGGCAAGATCTCGGTCACGGGAACCCTGCAGCCGGGCCAGACAGTGACCGTGACCTACAAGGTGACGGTGAAGCCGGATGGACAGCGGGGCAATAACGTGTTGGGCAACTTCCTGGTGAACCCTGGTGAAGTCCCGCCGACCACGTGCGAACCGGGCGTCGAGACCTGCACCAGCAACCCGGTGACACCGACCCCAGTCGACCCGCCGGCTCCGAATCTGCCGGAAACCGGCGCGCAGGGTTTGCTGCCGCTGTTGATCGGTGCCGGTGGCGCCTTCCTGATCGGCGTCATGCTGTTGCTCGGTGCCGCAGTGCGCCGTCGGAATAGCTAAGCGATAGGCTGAAGGAAAGGGCGGGCAGCATGCTGCCCGCCCTTTCCTTGTCCGAAATCACCCGGAGATTGTCTCAGAATATGAGACAGATCTGCTGATCGGGCGATCGAGTAACCGCTTTGGTTAGGGTAATTTGGTTACCCTGGCCGGGCAACGACGCACGGTATGAAGGCGAAGGCAAAATCAATGAATCTAATGCGCACGAAATCCATCGAGCAATCGATGGCGGATGCTTCCGAGCCCGGACGGACCTTGAAGCGCTCACTGAGCACCTGGGATCTGATGATCATGGGCGTCGCGGTAGCAGTCGGCGCTGGGATCTTCTCGGTAGGCGCCAAGGCCGCTGCGCACAACGCCGGGCCGGCCGTCACGGTCTCCTTCATCCTGGCCGCGATCACCTGCGCGGCCGCGATCATGTGCTACGCCGAATTCGCTACGGCGATTCCGGTCACTGGTAGCGCCTATGTGTTCACCTACGCGACGATGGGTGAATTGCTGGCATGGATCATCGGCTGGAACTTGATTCTGGAACTGCTCATGGCGGCATCGGTAATTGCCAAGTACTGGGGCGTCTACCTCTCTGATTTCCTCTATGCGATCAATCTGCCGTTGCCTGCAGAAGTCTCGGTTTTCGGGCTGACCCTGTATTGGGGTCCGCTGATCGTAGTGGCGGCGTTCACCGTGGTGCTGGTCCTGGGCACCAAGCTCTCCGCCCGGGTCAACAATGTGGTCACCGTGATCAAGATCGCGATCGTGCTGTTCGTGATCGTGGTCGGCTTCTTCTTCGTGAAGGCGCAGAACTACACGCCGTTCGTGCCGCCGAGCCAGCCCGCTCCGGCTGCCGCCACCTGGGCCGAGCAGCCTTTCCTTTCCTTCCTCTCCGGCTCGATGCCGGCGATGTACGGCTTCGGCGGCATCATCACCGGAGCCGCCCTGGTGTTCTTCGCCTTCATCGGCTTCGACGTCGTGGCGACCAGTGCCGAAGAGGTCAAGAACCCGAAAAAGACCTTGCCGCGCGGCATCTTCGCCGGCCTTGCCGTGGTGACCGTGCTGTACGTGTTGGTGACTTTGACCGTGACCGGGATGGTTTCCTACACCGACCTGGCGCAGGCGAAAGACCCGTCGCTGGCGACCGCGTTCCAGCTGGTCGGCGCCGATTGGGCGGTGGTGGTCATAGCCCTGGGCTCGCTCATCGGATTGACCACGGTGATCATGGTGCTGCTGATGGGCTTGGCTCGGGTATCCATGGCGATGAGCCGGGACGGGCTGCTGCCGAGGACGCTGTCGCGCACCTCGGAGAAGCGCTCGACGCCGGCCCGGACCCAAATCATCTGCGGCGCGGTGGTGGCCCTGCTGGCCGGGTTCACGCCGATCGAGTTGCTGAGCGAAATGATCAACATCGGCACGTTGTCCGCCTTCGTCATGGTCAGCATCGGAATTCTGGTGCTGCGTCGCAAGCAGCCTGATCTCAAGCCGGCCTTCCGGGTGCCGTTCGGCCCGGTCATCCCGATCGTTTCCGCCCTGCTGTGCATTTACTTGATGTTCAATCTGGCGACCTTGACCTGGATCTTCTTTGCGATCTGGCTGGTCGCGGGCTTGATCATCTACTTCTGCTACGGGCAGTGGAATTCCCGCTTGGGCCGGGAGCAGAAGGCGGATCGTGAAAAAGTAGCCGATCGCACATAGGCTTCGGATATGACTCAGGGATTTGTCGCGGATAGCTACCAACCAGTTGCTGATGCCTTCGATTCGCTCTTCACCGACGGCCTCGAGGACGGCGGATCGCTGGCCCTCTACCGGCACGGCCAAGCGGTCCTGGACCTCTGGGGCGGGGTCGATCCGGATGACGGGACGCCGTGGGAGAAGCACAGCGTCGGGTTGGGATTTTCCACCACCAAAGGTGCCGCGACCATTTGCCTGCTCCGTTTGGCTGAGCGTGGCTTGATCGATCTGCAGGCCCCGGTGGCCCGCTACTGGCCGGATTTCGCCGCCGAAGGCAAAGCCGACATCACCGTGTACATGGTGCTGCGGCACCTTTCCGCACTGCCCTATTTGCCCGGGCCGTTGGAACAGTTCTACGAACCGGGACGCGCCGAGTCCTCGCTTGCCGCGCGGCCCACTTACTACCCGGCCGATTCCACGTTCATCTACCACGCAATCACCTTCGGCACCCTGGTCGGCGAGATCGTGCGCCGGGTCAGTGGAAAACCCATCGGCGAGTTTTTCGCCGATGAAGTGGCGGGGCCGCTCGGTTTGGAATTCTGGATCGGATTGCCGGAAGCCGAGGAGGGCCGGTTCCGCCGCAGCACTTACCGGAGCTTTGACGCGCCGCCGTCGATACCCGACGAAGCGCTCAAGCAACTCCCGGCCGATGTCGCGGCTTCGGTCCGCACCTTCCAACAACTCGCCGAATCGTCGATGCCGCCGAGCATCGATTCGGAGTTCAACAGCAGAGGCTTCCGGGCTGCGGCTCTGGCCGGTGCAAGCGGCGCGAACAACGGTCGTGCCCTGGCCCGGATGTACGCCGCACTGATCGGCGAAGTGGACGGCATCCGGCTGCTTTCCGCCGAAACCGTGGCTGCTGCCGGAGTGCTCACCACGGGCGGGGTGCATCGGCCGCCGCTGCCGGACGGGACTCCGCAGCCGGACCCGCGCTGGGGGATCGGGTTCCATCTCGACGACCAGTTCCAGCCGATGCTCGGCGAAGGCTCGTTCGGCCATACCGGGATGGGCGGGCGGCTGGGCTTCGCGCATCCGGCCAGCGGGATCG
Proteins encoded in this window:
- a CDS encoding GH1 family beta-glucosidase — translated: MTDEAGFPRFHPDFIWGVSTSAYQIEGAVAEAGRGPSTWDDFCAMPGRVFDNQSGQVACDHYHRYREDLALMKQLGLDAYRFSFSWSRVLPDGVGQVNQEGLDFYDRLIDGLLEAGIAPAPTLFHWDTPSPLEAAGGWLNRDITDHFAAYAGLLAERFGDRVKQWITINEPVVLTLFGYGLGQHAPGRTLFFEALPAAHHQLLAHGKAVQVLRAAGASNIGIANNHAPVWSASEDPADRMAAAGYDALTNWLFADPILLGRYPNDEFAAAMPGPVAEDLAIIASPIDWYGINHYQPANIGAPGGAADPDASDGATLPAGLPFQLRAIEGYPKTDFGWSVVPEGLGEILRIFRKRYRTALPPVYITENGCAINDGRNAAGLVDDQRRVAYLAGYTAALAQAIDDGADVRGYFHWSLLDNFEWAVGYSQRFGLVHVDFDTLSRTPKASFDWYRRLIAASHGLPEGR
- a CDS encoding FAD-dependent oxidoreductase; this encodes MLARPLRVAVVGSGPAGVYAADILTKSDLVKSGELSVSIDLFDRYPAPFGLIRYGVAPDHPRIKGIIQALHKVLDRGDIRFFGNVDYGTDISLADLRKHYDAVIFATGAIDDAALNIPGIDLDGSFGGADFVSWYDGHPDVAREWPLEATEIAVLGNGNVALDVARVLSKHADDLLVTEIPENVYAGLKASPVTDVHVFGRRGPAQIKFTPLELRELSHSKDVDIILYPEDFEFDEASDEAIKTNNQVKTMVNTLTNWLVEQPEESTASRRLHLHFLHNPVEILGVAGKVAGIKFERTELDGTGNARGTGEFVEYPVQAVYRSIGYFGSALPGLPYDPVRGVIPNDGGRVIDESGTPMPGVYATGWIKRGPVGLIGHTKGDALETIGFLLEDLDSLPAAEAPAEDAVVELLDARGVEFTSWEGWHALDAHERSLGENFDAAALGLEISRERVKVVARDEMIRISRQGPSAEEQSDS
- a CDS encoding TetR/AcrR family transcriptional regulator — translated: MPRLVDHQQRRHQIADSAIRMAAENGIEAVTLARVADAAGVSKGMLQYYFSTRQELIRNAAQVIHDRTFGSIEEALRSSADASPRQRIMAILAGVTVPSEAQAYDNLALRALFVAAVTDPMLNLKYRQGRRALLQLFETQLLLHWSAEPSLDSSHRAEEAARFIYGSLQEIGEALTLGELSPCALPAEMERVVGVACQWPQLSAAPREVHATGCMECSL
- a CDS encoding DUF7927 domain-containing protein; protein product: MFIKSALSRALFTVTTLAVAVSATVAPAAVVHAAPAPTSTSAAALPAALPAAPPVVTPGQPLSCVNTIYANNTGTGNQAGTGTLIAINTATGEYTEVPVAGGRVGNNSLGMSADGKFTYSYRSVGPNYPVVVHDVEAGTLREVATTIGAATIRGAVNPVNGLFYLSTSGSNAAVYVFDTKNNTFLGKVGDLAPDVVSKANNGDFAFDSNGTLYITSGERLYRATDRVPTTTGNATINMTTIAVLPDGTNSPAIAFANDGYLYVSSGSTVTRIDPSSGQSAGSYTLANGFVPSDFASCASPNTLSVQKNVAGRILPSDQFNLQITGSGINTGNTATTSGSANGIQPQVAGPVLTLQDRSYTITETAAGTTNLANYVSRWQCVDTNSANRVVASGNGNTGTFTYPVPTNSDGANVVCTFTNTAKPQSFTVQKSVDKTEAKPGDVVNYTLTLRNTGEVDYTTGNPARISDDLSRVIDDASYNNDAKASAGPAPSYSAPTLSWAGPLAVGASMTITYSATVKADGQRGDSLLKNVVTGGSNCAAGSGDPSCTTTTGVPLVQDSKSVDPASGTAVKAGQELTYTLTFENKGGAPGTVDRVDDLANVLDDATITSAPVSSDSALTVSNGSDGKISVKGTLAAGQKVTVTYKVTVKPDGQRGNNVLGNFLVDPGVTPPTTCEPGNPDCTVNPVPQLEDSKSVDPASGTTVRAGQELTYTLTFENKGAAAGTVDRVDDLANVLDDATISSAPVSSDSALTVTDGSDGKIAIKGTLQPGQKVTVTYKVTVKPDGQRGNNVLGNFLVDPGVTPPTTCEPNNPDCTVNPVPQVEDSKSVDPASNTTVVSGQELTYTLTFENKGAAAGNVDRVDDLANVLDDATITSAPVSSDSALTVTDGSDGKIAIKGTLAAGQKVTVTYKVTVKPDGQRGNNVLGNFLVNPGEEPPTTCEPGNPDCTVNPVPQLEDSKSVDPASNTTVVSGQELTYTLTFENKGAAAGNVDRVDDLSNVLDDATITSAPVSSDSALTVTDGSDGKIAIKGTLQPGQKVTVTYKVTVKPDGQRGNNVLGNFLVDPGVTPPTTCEPGNPDCTVNPVPQLEDSKSVDPASGTTVRAGQELTYTLTFENKGAAAGNVDRVDDLSKVLDDATLTTAPASSDSALEVSDGSDGKITIKGTLQPGQTVTVTYKVTVKPDGQRGDNVLGNFLVDPGVTPPTTCEPGNPDCTVNPVPQLEDSKSVDPASNTTVVAGQELTYTLTFKNTGAAAGNVDRVDDLANVLDDATITSAPVSSDSALTVTDGADAKIAIKGTLQPGQTVTVTYKVTVKPDGQRGNNVLGNFLVDPGVTPPTTCEPGNPDCTVNPVPQLEDSKSVDPASNTTVVAGQELTYTLTFKNTGAAAGDVDRVDDLSNVLDDATLTTAPSASDSALTVSDGSDGKITVKGTLQPGQTVTVTYKVTVKPDGQRGNNVLGNFLVNPGEEPPTTCEPGNPDCTVNPVPQLEDSKSVDPASNTTVVAGQELTYTLTFKNTGAAAGNVDRVDDLANVLDDATITSAPVSSDSALTVTDGADAKIAIKGTLQPGQTVTVTYKVTVKPDGQRGNNVLGNFLVDPGVTPPTTCEPGNPDCTVNPVPQLEDSKSVDPASNTTVVAGQELTYTLTFKNTGAAAGDVDRVDDLSNVLDDATLTTAPSASDSALTVSDGSDGKITVKGTLQPGQTVTVSYKVTVKPDGQRGNNVLGNFLVNPGEEPPTTCEPGNPDCTVNPVPQLEDSKSVDPASGTTVRAGQELSYTLTFENKGAAAGNVDRVDDLSNVLDDATITSAPVSSDSALTVTNGSDGKISVKGTLQPGQKVTVTYKVTVKPDGQRGDNVLGNFLVNPGEEPPTTCEPGNPDCTVNPVPQLEDSKSVDPASGAAVSAGQELTYTLTFKNTGAAAGDVDRVDDLSNVLDDATISSAPVSSDSALTVSDGSDGKITVKGSLAAGQTVTVSYTVTVKPNGQRGDNVLGNFLVDPGVTPPTTCEPGNPDCTVNPASDLSDKKSVNPASGTAVTQGQELSYTLTFENKGAAAGNVDRVDDLSNVLDDATITSAPVSSDPALTATDGSNGKISVTGTLQPGQTVTVTYKVTVKPDGQRGNNVLGNFLVNPGEVPPTTCEPGVETCTSNPVTPTPVDPPAPNLPETGAQGLLPLLIGAGGAFLIGVMLLLGAAVRRRNS